A stretch of DNA from Methylomicrobium lacus LW14:
TGAAAACTCATTCACCTCAGGAGATTGCCATGTATTCTAATCACCATACCAGCAGTTGGCTGCTTGAAAGCCAATTAGCTCCTTTCGTTGATGCTTTTATGCTGCGCTTGTTCGACTGCCGCTATGCATTCAATACCATTAATAATTACCTTGCCGGACTGACCCATTTTGCTCACTGGCTTACCGAGAGCCATATTGATGTCAAAACCATCGACGAAAGGCTAATCCAGCGTTTTCTGGATGATCATCTGCCGAACTGCTGCTGCGAGAAACCGGCATTCTCTGATGCCAAGGATTTACATGCGGCACTGGGCCATTTACTGAGAGTTCTGCGGGTCAACGCCATCATCGCCGATTCATCGATAGGCCAAACGCCCGTAGACGAGGAGCTTCGACGATTCGATGACCACATGAGCCATGTGCGTGGACTCGCTGCCAGAACACGTAAACAGTATCTTGCTGTCGTTCGCTGCCTGCTATTAGCGCAGTTTGCTGATCGAGAGGTCGTGATTGCTGCGATCAAAGCAAACCAGATTCGCCAGTTCATAGCCAGCCAAAGCTCGCAATGTCGTGTGGCGTCCAGTATCGGCGCATCGGTTTCGGCATTACGCAGTTATTTTCGCTATCGCGCTACCCTGGGCGATGCAGTCCATCATTTAATAGGTGCCACCAGTTTTCCGGCCAACTGGCAACAAGCTTCGCTACCGAAAACCCTGACCAAGCACGAAGTTGAACGCTTATTAGGTGCGCTTGCGCAGGATGGCCCGGCGGCGCTCCGAACGGCGGCCATCGTGCATTGCGCATTGGACCTTGGCTTACGCAGTAGCGAGGTCGCTTACCTTGGACTGGATGACATCGATTGGTCTGCGGCGACAATTACACTACGTGGCACCAAGGGTCGACGTGAAGCTATCATGCCCTTACCAGCAGCCACCGGTCAAGCGATTGCCGATTACCTGAAGTATGAACGACCACCCACCAGCAATCGTGCGGTGTTCGTGCGTAACGTGGCGCCACGCGATCAGCCTGTCGGCCCTGATCTGATCCGAAAATCGATCCGTCAGGCTTATGCGCGTGCGGGTTTACCCTATACGCGGTCGCATCTTCTGCGGCATACCATGGCTAGCAGACTCCTGGAGAGTGGTAGTTCCCTCAAAGAAGTCGCGGATGTCTTACGGCATCGGTCACTTAATACCACGCTGGTTTACGCCAAACTCGACAGCCAGAACCTGGCGGCAGTCGCTTTGCCTTGGCCTGGGAGTGCGTCATGAATGCCCCTATCACGATGGCCACCCATGCCGAAAATTACTTGCATGAACGGCGGCGACTAGGCTTTGGCTTGCGCTCGCCTGGCTACTCGATTATCAGTTTTGCTCATTATATTGATGCCTTGAACACCCAAGAACCGCTAACCGTCGAGATGATGGCAGATTGGGCACGACAAGACCAGGGACATAGCGCTGATCCTACCACCTGGGCGAGGCGGTTGAAGCATCTGCGCTCGTTTTGCCGTTACCTGCGACAATTTGAGCCGCGCACCGAGGTGCCCGACGACAGTCTCTTTGGCCGAGTCGGCCAGCGATTAGCGCCGCACATTTATAGCGGGCAGGAGATTATCGACTTGCTGAATGCCGCGCATAACCTGGATTCCTTTATTCCAGGGCTTAGGGGTGCCACTTACGAGACGTTGTTCGGGTTACTCGCGTCCACGGGTCTGCGAATTTCCGAAGCCTTGCATTTACTGGATTCGAATGTCGATCTAAAGGCTGGCATACTCACCATACGGCAAACCAAATTTGCCAAATCACGCTATGTACCGCTCCATCCCAGCACGGTGGATGCATTAAGGCAATACCAATCACTACGAAATCGTCATATCGAGGTGTCCGATGAGACACGATTTTTTGTGGGCGATCGTGGCCGACGGCTAGGACAACCGCTCAGTCAAAGGCAAGTTCATCGCGTATTCATCGCTATACGCAATCACTTGGGCTGGATTAATCGGGGTGCTCACAATGGCCCGCGCATTCACGACTTGCGACATACGTTTATAGTCCGCCGTATACTGCTGTGGCAAACCCAAGGCACGAATGTCGACCAACAGATGCTGGCATTATCTACCTATGTCGGGCATGCCATGGTCACCAATACGTACTGGTATCTCACTGGCATTCCTGAGCTCATGGCCGGGGCGGCCAATCGGTTTGAAGCCTTTGCGCAGCTACCGGAGACAGGCCATGACTAAAACAACAGCACCCCATCCAGTCTCCTTCTCGGCTTTGGTCCAGCAGTTTTTTACCGAATATCTGGTCAATCAACGTGCCATGAGTCCGCGCACGATTGCCTCGTATCGGGATGCCATGTTGCTATTCCTGGATTTCACCCGCCATCACCTGGGTAAAATGCCGACGGCGCTGAATTTAGCGGATATAACGCCGGATTTGATCCTGGCCTTCTTGGACCATTTAGAGCAGCATCGCCACAACGCAGTGCGTAGCCGGAACTTGAGGCTGACCGCCTTACGTGCATTTTTGAAATTCGCCGCCCGACGCGATGTATCGTCATTTTTTGTCATCGAACAGGCGTTGGGTATCCCCATGAAGCGGTTCGAACGCCCCATGTTGGGTTTTCTGAGCCGCGAGGAGATGTTAGCAATCTTGGGCCAACCCGGTGAAACCTGGACATCCCAGCGTGACCATCTGTTGCTGACCCTACTTTACAACACCGGTGCTCGCGTTTCTGAAATCATTGGCGTCAAGGTCGGTGATATCGTCATGGGTGAATCGGCTTGTGTCCATCTGCGCGGCAAGGGCCGTAAGCAGCGTTCAACACCTTTATGGAAAAGCACGATCCAGGAAATTCGAGCTTGGTTAAAGCACAACCCAACGTTAAGCGTTGATTCACCACTGTTACCGAATCGAGATGGCCAGTCAATGTCGCGATTTAACGTCACGCAGCGACTCAATCTTGCAGTCGCGCATGCTGCCCAGACGATGAGCAGTCTTTCCAAACGAAAGATATCGCCACACACCATCCGTCATACCACGGCCATGCATCTACTCCAGTCGGGTGTGGCTTTTAACGTGATTGCCCTATGGCTGGGACATGAGAGCACGACCACTACCCATCGGTACGTAGAGGCCGACTTGGCGATGAAGAATAAAGCGCTGGCAAGGCTCCAATCACCGGAAACAAAAAGTTGCCGTTACCATCCTGATGACGATACATTGATGCAGTTTCTTCAGGCGCTGTAATTATGTGTAGTTGAGGTTTGCCCCAAGTGACAGCACTCAAGGGTGGACCTCAACGGTAAAATTGCATATACACATAGTTTGCCACTACACATAGGGGTCGAAGTCTGCCTATTTATGTCGGATTTAAGTTAAGGTCAATTTTTTAAGCCTTCAGTTCAAGCCCAGAGTTTTACACCGAGAAGGAATTTTATGTAACGAGTTCATGAGGCCTTCTCACCCATCCGTCTAAACAAACAGATAATCCAGCACCAATCCTATAAAAACCGCCAGACCAAACCAGTTGTTATTCAAAAACGCCTTGAAGCAGAGCGTTTTTTCGCGGCGGAATATCAGTTTCTGCTGATAACCGGCTAGCCCCGCCGCAACCAGAAGCCCGGCGTAATAAAACAGACCCAGTTCCTGCATGCGCCCGACAATCACCAACAGGCCAAGCATCACGATCTGCAACGCTCCCATGATATGACGGTCATAGTCGCCGAACAGGATTGCGGTCGATTTGACGCCGATCTTCAGATCATCGTCCTTGTCGACCATCGCGTACATCGTGTCGTAAACCAGCGCCCAGAGCAGCACGGCCAGATACAATAGCCAGCCGACCAGAGGAATCGTGTTCGTCTGCGCGGCGAACGCCATCGGCACCGCCCAGCCGAACGCCATGCCGAGGTAGGCCTGCGGCAGATGCGTGAAGCGTTTCATGAACGGATAGCTGGCCGCGAGAAAGGCGCCGATGAACGACAGCCCTATCGTGAGCGGATTCATCAGCAGCACTAGGCCGAACGACACTAAAGTCAGCACCGCAAACAGGATCAACGCTTCCTTCGGCTGGACGCGGCCGGCCGCGATCGGGCGCTGTTTGGTGCGTTCGACATGCGGGTCGAAATCGCGGTCGGCATAATCGTTGATCACGCAGCCGGCGGCCCGCATCAGCACCACGCCCAGGAAAAACACCGTGAACACCAGCGCATCCGGCTTGCCGCGCCCCGCGATCCAGAGCGCCCACAGCGTCGGCCATAATAGAATCAGCGTGCCGATGGGCCGGTCGAAACGGGCGAGCAGCCAGTATTGTTTGGTGCGATCGGCGATGCGATCCGCAATGCGTGTTGTCAAGATAACCCCTTTTTCAGCGAGAGTTTGTGCGAGAAATGTTATTATAACTTTTTTATTTGAAAGAGCGCCGAAGCGCCAAAGGCAGCCGTTATGAAAGTTAAAATTTATCATAATCCGCGTTGCAGCAAATCCCGGGAAACGCTGCAACTGTTGCGGGACAAGGGTATTGAACCGGAGATTGTCGAATATCTGAAAAATCCGCCGAGCGCGGAAGAACTCGACGAGATACTGCAAAAACTCGGGATTGAACCGCGCGACCTGATGCGCCAAAAAGAGAAGCCTTACGATGAATTGGACCTGTTCGACAAATCGCTGGACCGGCAGACGCTGATCCGCGCGATGGTCGAGAACCCGATTCTGATCGAACGCCCGGTCGTGGTGATCGGGGATAAGGCCGCGATCGGCCGGCCGCCGGAAAACATCCTCGCGATCCTGTAACGATGACCAAAATCCTGGTGCTTTATTTCTCCCGGAACGGCGCGACCGCCGACATGGCGATGCAGATCGCGCGCGGCGTCGAAACGGTCGACGGCGCGGAAGCTGTGGTCAGGACCGTGCCCGACGTGTCCGCGGTGTGCGAAAAAACCGCCGAACGGATTCCCGCGCAGGGCCCGGTGTATGCGACGCTGGACGATCTGAAAAACTGCGACGGCCTGGCGCTGGGCAGTCCGACCCATTTCGGCAACATGGCCGCGCCGTTGAAATATTTCCTCGACAGCACGACCCCGATCTGGTTTTCGGGCGCGCTGGCGGGCAAACCGGCCGGCGTGTTCACCTCGACCGGCAGCCTGCACGGCGGCCAGGAAAGCACGCTGTTGTCGATGATGCTGCCGCTGCTGCATCACGGCATGTTGCTGGTCGGACTGCCCTACACCGAGGCGGCGCTGCGCGAGACGACATCGGGCGGCACGCCGTACGGACCGAGCCATCTGGAAGAGAAGAATTCGCGGCTCAGCGACCCCGAAAAGACGTTGTGCCGGGCGCTCGGCAAACGCCTCGCGCTCACTGCAAAAGCGCTGAAGGCGGGCATGCCGGCTTGAACAAGATGGCGCCGATCTTCTTTCGTTATCTGACGCTCAGCGGTTATTTCGGGCTGTTCGCGCTGATGATGCTGTGGCCGACCGTACTGGCGGCTGCACCGCAATTACCGGTCGCGCTGGTGCTGATCGTCACGGTGGCGCCGCTGTTGCTGTTGGTGCGCGGCTTGCTGGCGTTCAACCCGAAAAGCTATGCCTGGGCCGGCTTCATCAGCCTGTTGTATTTCGCGCACGGCGCGGTCGAAATTTACGCGAATGCCGGCGCCCGCTGGCTGGCGGGGTCTGAAATCCTGTTCAGCCTGCTGCTGTTTTTCGGTTCGGCGCTGACGCTCCGTTCTCGCGGGAAAGCCCGCTGAATCATGGCGAAACAACTGCCGTTGCAGTTCGTATTCAGGGCCAATCAAACGTTCCAGGACTTTTTTCCGGGCGTAAATTCGGCCGTCGTGAATCATCTGCAACACTGCGTCGACGGCAGCGGCGAAACGTTCATTTTTCTCTGGGGACAAGCCGGCCTCGGCAAGAGCCACCTTTTGCAGGCTTGCTGCCACGAGGCGCAAAAGCTGGGCCTTGCGAGCTTTTATTTCGACCTGCATCAAGCCGCCGAGTCTTCCGCCGAATTGCTGAACGGCCTCGAAGCCTGCGAACTCGTCTGCCTCGACAATGTCGAAGCGGTGGCGGGCCTTGCCGACTGGGAGGTGGCCTTGTTCAATTTTTTCAATCGGCACCGGGACCTCGGGCATAGGCTGATCATCTCCTCGGGCGTCAGCCCCAAAGCCTTGGCGATTGAATTGCCCGACTTGAAAACGCGCCTGAATTGGGGGCTCGGTTTGAACATACAAACGCCGGACGATGAAGGCCGTATTGCCGCGCTGGTATATAAAGCCCGGCGCATGGGACTGGAGATTTCGCCGCAGGCCGGGCGCTTCCTGTTGAACCGCGCCGACCGCGAGATGGCGTCCTTATGGCGTCTGCTCGACAGCCTCGACCAGGCCTCCCTGTCCGCCAAACGCAAATTGACCATCCCTTTTTTGAAACAGATTTTGGATGAAAACCCCAGCTAGCAAAGTACTGATCGTCGGCGCCGGCGCCATCGGCGCCTTTTACGGATCGCTGCTCGCGAAGGCCGGCGCGGAAGTGTCGGTGGTCTGCCGCTCCGATTATGACGCGGTCAAACAATCCGGCTTCACGATCGACAGCGCCGATCTCGGCACTTATCGCTTCATGCCGAAAGCAGTGCTCAAGGACGCCGCGGACTTTCAAGGGCCTGCGGACTATGTGCTGCTCTGCACCAAGATACTGCCCGGCGCCGATCGGGCCGCGCTGCTGCGCCCCGTGGTCGCGCCGCAAACGTCGATCGTATTCATCCAGAACGGCGTCGATATCGAACAGGAAATGCTCGCGGCCTTCCCCGATAACGAAGTCGTCAGCGGCCTGGCGTTCATCTGCTGCAACCGGATCGGGCCGGGAGAGATCGCGCATCTGGCCTACGGCCGTCTGGCGCTGGGCAACCTGCCGGGCTCGGTCAGCGCTAAAACCCTGGAATTGTGCCGCTTGTTTCGGGAGTCCGGCATCGACTGTAATGCGAGCGATGCAATCGTCGCCGAACGCTGGCTCAAATGCGTCTGGAATGCGCCTTTCAATCCGTTGTCGGTGCTGTCCGGCGGACTCAGCACGGCCGAAATCCTGCACAGCGAAGAGCCTTTCGTGCGCCATATCATGCAGGACGTCTGCCGGATTGCCGAAGCCCTGGGCCACCCCTTGCCTATCGATGCGGTGGAACAAAACATCGAAAAGACCTACCGGATGCCGCCCTATAAGACCAGCATGCTGCTCGATTATGAACACGGCCGGCCTCTGGAAACCGAGGCGATTCTCGGCAATGCGATACGCGCGGCGGGGCGCGCGCATGTGCCCTGCCCTTATCTGGAATCGCTTTATGCGTCTATCCGCCTGAAACTGCTGGCGGACGCCAAACGCCGGCACTCCAACACAGCTTGCAGCCATGTGTCGTCATAAACTGGCATCAGGCAGCCTGTCTGCATTTTTGCTGTTGTCCTCGCTGTATTGCAGCGCGGCCCCCCGCATCGCGGTGCTCGATTTTGAACTGAAGGATCTGACTCCCGCGCCCTATATTCCGGCCGAAATCGCCCGTACCGCCAGCATCAAGCCGCTGCTGGAACAGGAGCTTGCAAAAGCAGGCTACCCGATCGTCCAGATCGATCGCCGCGACATCGCCGAGGCCGCCGCCGGCCCCGGCTACCTGTTCGATCACCACGACCTGGCCGCCGAACTGGCCAGGTCGGTTGACGCCGACTATGTCGTGGTCGGCAGGCTGCACAAGCCCAGCTACCTGTTCGCCTATTTGATGGCGCATCTGGTCGATGTACGGCAGGGCAAACTGGTCGGCGATTATGTTTCCGAGATCAAAGGCGGCGACAAGAAGTTGACCCTGAAAGGAGTCGAAAGCCTGGCCCGGAAGATCACCGCAACGCTTGCCCCAAATGCCTTTCGCTCCAGGTGAGCCTGGGCCGCGGCCAGTCAACGGTTAATCTCAAATCCTCCCTGCCGACATGCTGACGCGACTGCTGGTCTATCTCGCCTACTTCCTGAAAACCTCGGCACGGTATCAAAACACCAAACATTTTTTCCGGCGCTTGCTGCTGATCCCGCAGAGCCGGCCGAAAGCTTATTTCGATGTTTTCATGATCGTGCTGGTGATCATCAGCGTGTTCCTGCAGATCGATAAAGTCAGCCATCAGCCGCCGCACTGGCATCTGGTCTTTGAAGATTGCATCGTCGCGCTGTTCATCCTCGAATATCTCCTGCGCGCCTGGATTCATAACGACAGCCATCAAATCATCCTGGATCATTACGAGCGCTCGGAATACCTGGATATTCCGTTCAAGCTACACAAGGTGTTAACCGCGATCGCGGCGAAAAAAATCGACTATGCGTTCAGCCCGCTGGCGCTGATCGATTTGCTGGCCATCCTGCCCAGCTACCGGCCTTTGCGCGTTTTGCGAGTGTTTCTGATTTTCCGCCTGTTCAAGCTGTTCCGCTACATCAACAGCATCAAGCTGTTCACGCAGATCCTTTTTAACAAACGCTTTGAGCTTTACACCCTGGCGGTATTTTTGGGGCTGCTGCTTTTTATCGGCAGCACCGCCATTTTTTTGTTTGAGAACCCGGAAAACGGCGGTCACGTCAACGACTTGTTCGACGCCTTCTATCTGGCCGTCGTGACCATGTCGACGGTCGGCTACGGCGACATCGCCCCAGAAACCCCGGGAGGGCGCCTGGTCGTGATGGGGCTGATTTTTACCGGACTCGGCGTGTTGTCATTCTTCACCTCGATCATCGTCTCGGCCTTTAACGATAAAGTGAATGACCTCAGGGAGAATCAGGTGTATGCGGAATTGCACCAGCTCGAAGGGGTTGTGATCATTTGCGGCTTCGGCCGGGTCGGCATGCATATCGCGCGGCAGCTTGCCGAGCATCAACAGCCTTTCGTGATCATCGATAAATTGGATCATCATATAGAAGACGCCAGACGCCTCGGCTATCTGTCCATCCAGGGCGATGCGAGCAAGAACGACGTACTGACCCTGGCCGGCATCAACCGCAACGCCTCGGCGATTTTATGCACGACCGGCGACGATGTCAGCAATGTTTACATCACGCTGACCAGCCGCCAGTTGAATCCCGCGATTCGGATCATTTCGCGCGCCTACCTGCATGACAATGTCCGTAAACTGTATCAGGCCGGCGCGAATCATGTGATCGAACCGTTCGAAATCGCCGGCATGGCCGCCGCAGAATATGTCGGGCAACCGGTCGCTTTTGAAGCGATCGTCGGCATCATGCACGAGGAAAAAGAGTTCGTTCTCGACACCGTGGGCGCACATCCGGGCTCTTCGATCATCGGCAAAAAAATCACCGACATCGATTTCGGTCACAGCAAGCTGATGCTGATCGGCGTGATCAGCGCCCATCCCGCACATCTCAAACAACATGAGCGTTATCCGATGCAGGACCGGCATTTTTATTTCAACCCGAAACACACTTTCGAGGTGCAGGAAGGCGATTTGCTGGTCGTTTTAGGCAAACAGATCGGCATCGAGTATTTTCGCTATCAGATCGAAAAAAGCCGCTTCAACCTGGGCAGGAAAAAATGAAAAAAATTGCGGTATTCGGCGATCCCCGTATGGCGCTGGAAGCGCTGTCCCGATTCGACAAGGAAACCAGCTCTGTGATTTACGCCGCGCAAAATCGTCACGATGCGGAGTTCATCGCTGACCAGGGTTTCGCCGCCGAAGTGATCGATTTTCGCGATGACAGCGCGCTGCATACGCTCGGTATCGGCGTCGACATCGATTATTTATTCTGTTTTTTCGCGGCCGACTCGGATAATGTGTTTTTGACGCTGTCGGCACGTGCGCTCGACAAGAACCTGAACATCATCGCGACCATCGATGCGCCGGACGCCTCCGAGAAATTATTGGCCGCCGGCGCGAGCAAAATCATCGATCCCTACGAAATCAGCGGACGCAAAACCTATGAAATTCTGACCAAACCGGAAATCACCCACATCCTGGATCAGACCGTGCACCGGCGGCACGATCTGAATATCGCCGAAATCGAAATCCCGGCAGGCTCTTGGCTCGAAAACCGCAAAACCAGCGCGCTGAAATTAAACGAGCGTCATAACCTGATCCTGCTCGGCGTCGTCGATAAGGAAATCGGCGAGCAGTTGCATTTCGCGGTCGGCGACAAGGAGCATAGGCTGAATGCCGGCGATGTGCTGGTGGTGATGGGGCCGGCCGGGGAAATCAAGGCGTTCAAGGAAGGATTGTTGGGGAGCGATAACGTTTAGGTTTTCGCACATCATTGAGTTTACGCATTATTCGCATACCACAACGGCTGATAATCTAGTTCGCCGGATCATCACCGCTTCCGAATACGACCGCCCCCGAATCGGCCAGGCTTCTGACGATCAGCAAAATCTCTTTTTGCGCCGCCGCGACTTCGCCAGGCCGGGCAAGCGGCGCGGCTTCCAAGTCATCGCGCAGCATTTCCGCGGTGCGCCTTGACATATTGCTGAAGATTTTCTGCTTAAGACCCTCGCTCGCACCCTGCAGCGCCAGTAACAGCCGATCCGTCGCCACTTCGCGCAGCAAGCTTTGCATGCCCCGATCATTCAGATTGATCAGTTCTTCGAAGACAAACAGCTTGTCCTGAATTTTCTGCGCCAATTCGAAATGGCTGCCGGAAATAGCGTCCAGCACCTGGCTGCCGATAGGGTTATCCAAATAATTCAAAATATTCGCGGCGACATTGATGCCACGGACAAGCGAGGATTTGTCTTGTTGCTTGCCGGCCCATTGTTCTCTTATCACTTCATCCAGTTCCCGCAAGGCTTCCGGCGACACCCCCTCCAGCGAGGCGATCCGCATCACGAGATTCGGGCGCATTTCCTCGGGTAAGGCCGTGATCACCTCCGCCGCGCGCTGGCCGTCGAGCAAGGACAACAGATTGGCGGCGACCTGCGGATGCTCCGAGCGAAGCCAATCGGCTAGCGTCCGGGCATCCATCCGCTGCAAGCGCTGGATGCCTTCATTTCTGCCGCCGAGCAATACCCTGTCAATCATCGCTTCGGCTTTTTCGGGGCCGAGGGCATCCGCCATCACGCTGCGAACATAGTTTTCCGCATCGCCGCCTATGGCCGCCTGTTTTTGCCGGGAAGTCATGAATTGATCCAATACCCCTTCCACCATCGCCAGTGAAACCGCCTTCATCGACGCCATATGGGAACCGAGTAGCTCCACGTCATTCAATTCCAGATGTTTCAACACTTCGGAGGCCCTTTGCTGCCCCAACGCCAAAAGCACTAAGGAAGCGCGTTCGACTCCGTTAAATTTTTCCATGGAGCTATTCATCTCTGATCCAGGCTTTCAGGGTTTGTGCGGCTAATTTCGGATCTTGATCCACCAGGCTCCGCACCTGTTCGAGGCATTTTTCGTATCCCTCCGGCGAAAACGAGCGTGAAGGCGCCTCCTCAACGGCTGGTGGCGCCTGGTTGACTGTTTGGTGCTCGGCAACGTGGGCGGCGCGATCAGTCGGCACGCGTAGAATCGGATGATTGGCTGCGGTTAATCCAGAGTTTTCGTGATCAGTGCCTTGAATCCTGTCGGTCGTATTCAAACAGTCATCGCCTTCCAGCACATGCAAGGTTTGAATCCTGCCCGGCGTCACCCCCAAAACCAGCTGTTTCCTGCCCACCTGCAACAGCACGACCTTTTCCCACAGCCCCAAGGATACTCCGCCGGCCACGCGCATTTTGTCCGCACCCTCCGCGTTAACGCCGCTGAGCTTGCGGAACCCCCAAAAACCCAGCAACAAAATACCCAAGACCGCCAACAGGCTCACGCTCCACAGCGCAATGTCTTCGACGGCCAGATTTCCCGTTGGCACACTCACCGGCAACGCCTCGCACACCGCGAGCCGCAAGCATAATACAACGGAAAGGAGGATTCTTGCCCGCATCAGGCTAATCTTTTGACGCGTTCCGGCAGACTGATGATGTCGGTCAGCCGAATGCCGAATTTCTCGCTGATCACGACCACCTCGCCGCGCGCCACCAGGGTACCGTTCACCAGAATATCCAGGGGCTCGTCCGCCAGACGATCCAGCTCGACGATCGAGCCTTGATTCAACTGCAACAGATTGCCGATGCTGATCCGGGTGCGGCCGAATTCCATCGTCAGGGTCACCGGAACATCCAGAATTGCATCGAGATTCAGCGCGTCCTGGGAAGCTGCCGACGTTTTTGTACTTTCAAGCTGTAGGCTTTCCTCCCCCTCGCCGGCATTCACCTTAACATCATCGCTCTCAGTCATTTTTTCCACACTCTTTCATCTGATTCTCAACACCTGAACCGCTTCAGACGGCCTCAGTCCTTATACTTTTTTCAATGACCTGCACTGCACAATGCCCTTCCGAGGTGCACGGCCTGCCGGTAAACACGGGTACGCCTTCGGCCTGTAGCGACACGATTTTCGGCATCTCGATCGGAATGATGTCGCCTATTTTCAAACGTAAGAGATCGCCGACAGACAGGCTTTTTTCCGCCAGCACGCTGCTCACGGTGATACTCGCTTCCGTCACCTGATTGCGCAGCGCCGTGCGCCACTGCGGATCGGCATCCTCGCCGTCATCGCCGGAAGCCTCCAGCAAGCCGCTGATCGCTTCGATCATTACATAAGGCAGCAGTAGCGTCAGATCGCCGCCGTTGCCTTCCAGGGTGATGTTGAGTGTAGCGGTCATCACATAGTCATCCCTGCCGGCGACAGCCGTATAATTCGGATGGGTTTCCGATTCCAAATAGTCAAAATCGACGGACAACACCGGCTCCCAGGCGTCCTTCAGGCCGTTAAAGACCCTGTCCAGAATTTTCCGGATCACCCGCATTTCGGTCCGGGTAAACTCGCGGCCTTGCGCTTGCGAGCCAAAGTGGCCGTTGCCGCCGAAGACATAGTCCACGACGGTAAACACCAGCAGGGGATCCATCACGATCAAGGCCCGCCCCCGCAACGGGGCCATCCGGACACTATTCAGGCTGACCGGGGAGCGCTGCCGGTCCATATAATCGGCATATTTTTGCAGTTGAATCCCGGAAACGACGACATCCGGAGCCCGCCCCAACCACTGGAATAAAGACGTGCGTAAAGCGCCGGCAAAGCGGCCATGGATCATCTCCAGGGTCCGTATCTGTCCGCGCCGAACCCCTCTTTCCTGACTACTGAAATCATAGGGTTTGATCTCGTCCTGCAGGAGAAACTCCTGGCTTACGCTTGCAAAACCGCCGTCCTCCACGCTTTCCAGCAACCCCTCAATTTCTTCCTGCGAAAGCCAATCTGCTGTGCTCATAATGGATTTTGCTT
This window harbors:
- a CDS encoding tyrosine-type recombinase/integrase yields the protein MNAPITMATHAENYLHERRRLGFGLRSPGYSIISFAHYIDALNTQEPLTVEMMADWARQDQGHSADPTTWARRLKHLRSFCRYLRQFEPRTEVPDDSLFGRVGQRLAPHIYSGQEIIDLLNAAHNLDSFIPGLRGATYETLFGLLASTGLRISEALHLLDSNVDLKAGILTIRQTKFAKSRYVPLHPSTVDALRQYQSLRNRHIEVSDETRFFVGDRGRRLGQPLSQRQVHRVFIAIRNHLGWINRGAHNGPRIHDLRHTFIVRRILLWQTQGTNVDQQMLALSTYVGHAMVTNTYWYLTGIPELMAGAANRFEAFAQLPETGHD
- the hda gene encoding DnaA regulatory inactivator Hda; the protein is MAKQLPLQFVFRANQTFQDFFPGVNSAVVNHLQHCVDGSGETFIFLWGQAGLGKSHLLQACCHEAQKLGLASFYFDLHQAAESSAELLNGLEACELVCLDNVEAVAGLADWEVALFNFFNRHRDLGHRLIISSGVSPKALAIELPDLKTRLNWGLGLNIQTPDDEGRIAALVYKARRMGLEISPQAGRFLLNRADREMASLWRLLDSLDQASLSAKRKLTIPFLKQILDENPS
- the arsC gene encoding arsenate reductase (glutaredoxin) (This arsenate reductase requires both glutathione and glutaredoxin to convert arsenate to arsenite, after which the efflux transporter formed by ArsA and ArsB can extrude the arsenite from the cell, providing resistance.), whose translation is MKVKIYHNPRCSKSRETLQLLRDKGIEPEIVEYLKNPPSAEELDEILQKLGIEPRDLMRQKEKPYDELDLFDKSLDRQTLIRAMVENPILIERPVVVIGDKAAIGRPPENILAIL
- a CDS encoding DUF2069 domain-containing protein, producing the protein MAPIFFRYLTLSGYFGLFALMMLWPTVLAAAPQLPVALVLIVTVAPLLLLVRGLLAFNPKSYAWAGFISLLYFAHGAVEIYANAGARWLAGSEILFSLLLFFGSALTLRSRGKAR
- a CDS encoding site-specific integrase — translated: MYSNHHTSSWLLESQLAPFVDAFMLRLFDCRYAFNTINNYLAGLTHFAHWLTESHIDVKTIDERLIQRFLDDHLPNCCCEKPAFSDAKDLHAALGHLLRVLRVNAIIADSSIGQTPVDEELRRFDDHMSHVRGLAARTRKQYLAVVRCLLLAQFADREVVIAAIKANQIRQFIASQSSQCRVASSIGASVSALRSYFRYRATLGDAVHHLIGATSFPANWQQASLPKTLTKHEVERLLGALAQDGPAALRTAAIVHCALDLGLRSSEVAYLGLDDIDWSAATITLRGTKGRREAIMPLPAATGQAIADYLKYERPPTSNRAVFVRNVAPRDQPVGPDLIRKSIRQAYARAGLPYTRSHLLRHTMASRLLESGSSLKEVADVLRHRSLNTTLVYAKLDSQNLAAVALPWPGSAS
- the wrbA gene encoding NAD(P)H:quinone oxidoreductase gives rise to the protein MTKILVLYFSRNGATADMAMQIARGVETVDGAEAVVRTVPDVSAVCEKTAERIPAQGPVYATLDDLKNCDGLALGSPTHFGNMAAPLKYFLDSTTPIWFSGALAGKPAGVFTSTGSLHGGQESTLLSMMLPLLHHGMLLVGLPYTEAALRETTSGGTPYGPSHLEEKNSRLSDPEKTLCRALGKRLALTAKALKAGMPA
- the ubiA gene encoding 4-hydroxybenzoate octaprenyltransferase, with the translated sequence MTTRIADRIADRTKQYWLLARFDRPIGTLILLWPTLWALWIAGRGKPDALVFTVFFLGVVLMRAAGCVINDYADRDFDPHVERTKQRPIAAGRVQPKEALILFAVLTLVSFGLVLLMNPLTIGLSFIGAFLAASYPFMKRFTHLPQAYLGMAFGWAVPMAFAAQTNTIPLVGWLLYLAVLLWALVYDTMYAMVDKDDDLKIGVKSTAILFGDYDRHIMGALQIVMLGLLVIVGRMQELGLFYYAGLLVAAGLAGYQQKLIFRREKTLCFKAFLNNNWFGLAVFIGLVLDYLFV
- a CDS encoding tyrosine-type recombinase/integrase, whose translation is MTKTTAPHPVSFSALVQQFFTEYLVNQRAMSPRTIASYRDAMLLFLDFTRHHLGKMPTALNLADITPDLILAFLDHLEQHRHNAVRSRNLRLTALRAFLKFAARRDVSSFFVIEQALGIPMKRFERPMLGFLSREEMLAILGQPGETWTSQRDHLLLTLLYNTGARVSEIIGVKVGDIVMGESACVHLRGKGRKQRSTPLWKSTIQEIRAWLKHNPTLSVDSPLLPNRDGQSMSRFNVTQRLNLAVAHAAQTMSSLSKRKISPHTIRHTTAMHLLQSGVAFNVIALWLGHESTTTTHRYVEADLAMKNKALARLQSPETKSCRYHPDDDTLMQFLQAL